TCAACCCTTTGCCCGGGACAGGTTCCGCGTCCAGCATCCAGCTCCTCCAGACCCAGACTCCCGGTACTATCAAGTTCCGTACGTAGGCATTGAACATGAAATGGAAACGCTCGAGAGACACATATATCAGCCGTGAAGGACAACCCAAGTCCCGACCACACTGTGTCTCTACACATTGCCCTGCCTCCTCCTTTCATTCCAAGTCCCTCCaactttttaaccttttgcCCGTTACGCATTGCACGTAACTGAACACCCCACGATCTGTGCGACGTAACTAAGCTTTCCGTACGAAACTTTGACAAGCTAGACGCTAAAAAATCGAACCAAACAAAAGAAAAAGGCCCGCCTCGAAATCGTCCGGTCCGCTTACGGTCTGGCCTAGCGCCCTCCCCGTCTCCCCTTTCTAGATCTCTCCCGCACCGCCTCACTCCTAAGTAAGGTCCGTCTCATATCTTCATTGAAAGAGGCCAGACTCACTCAGGAACCCTACCTACTGTACTGGCCCCCATCCCATCCCGTTTCTTCCTGAGCGGGCCCCTTCCCCCATCTTCCCGCCTTCCACATTCACCCGCCTCTTGGTCCCCGTCCTCTTGCCAAACGGGCGGGCATACACACCGCAGTAGTTCGCAGAGCCGGCGTCGCGGCGTACATCACGCATTCCTCAAGTGAACACCACCAACACCTTACAACAAACCGCTTCCTCAGCGGTACATCCCAGCAGTGAGAAGTTGGAACTAGACAGGGAACTAGCAACAAGAATCTGTTGTGATCATCGACGGTGTCCCACGGTGCCCTTCTCGGGCTGAACCCCCCACCGGCGCCAAAACAGCCAAGATGACGACCGCAACGGCCCTCCTCCGCCGCGTCCAAGTCCCCCGCGAGACGGACGTGGCAACGACAGCCTACATGAACCGCGACACCCGGCCCCTCCCGCCCTCCCGCCGCACCTACGGGCCCTGGCAATTCGTCGGCCTCTGGGTCGTCACCGGCTCCTTCAACATCGGCGGCTGGACGACGGGCTCCTCCCTCATCGCCCTCGGCCTCAACGTCTGGCAGGCCATGTTGACCGTCATCATCGGCCACTGCCTCGTCGGCCTCATCTGCGTCCTCGCCGGCGGACCGGGCGCGAAATGGCATATCGGCTTCTCCATCCTGCAAAAGGCCTCCTGGGGCATGCGTGGCGCTCTCTTCCCGCTCGTCCAGCGCATCGTATTATCGTTTATATGGTACTCTACACAAGTCTACTGGGGCGGACAATGCGTACGCACCTTCATCGCCTCCATGGCCCCGTCCTTTAACAACCTCGACACACCCCTCGCCAACGGCACAATGACGGTGGCAGACTTCATCGGCTTCATCATCTTCTCCCTCCTCTGCCTGCCCCTGATCTACATCCGCCCAGAACGCTACCACATCCCcttcgccgtcgccgcctgCACCGTCATCCCCACCGTCTTCGTCCTCTTAATCTGGTGTCTCGCCACAGCCCGCGGCGCCGGCCCCATGCTCCACGACATCACCTCCACCGCCGGCGTCAAGCAAGCAACGGGCTCCCACCTGGGCTGGATGCTCGCCCTCGGCATCTGCACAAACATCGGCGGCATCAGCACCCACATCTTCTCCCAGTCCGACTTCACGCGCTTCGCCCGCCGGCCCCGCGACCAGCTCGCCTCCCAGCTCGTCTTCGTACCTGTCAACACCATCCTCGTCGCCTTCGTCGGCATCGTCTGCACCTCGTGCGCCGCCCAGCTCTTCCCCAAGACGCAGGGCACGCTCGTATGGGAACCCTACCGCTTCCTCGACGCCCTTCAAGCCCACTACGACAACAGCGCGGGAGCCCGCGCCGCCGTCTTCTTCGCGGCCCTCGCCTTCATCTTTGCCCAGTTCGGCATCGCCGTCGCGGAGAACGCACTCTCCAACGGCATCGACCTCTCCGCGCTGCTGCCGCGCTACTTTAACCTCCGCCGCGGCGGGTACCTCACCGCAGCCGTGGCCTTTATCATGCAGCCATGGCAGCTCCTCAACGGCGCAAGCAAGTTCCTGACGGTGATGGGCGGCTACGGCGTCTTCCTGGGTTCTATGACGGGTGTCATGTTTGCGGATTACTACCTCGTTCGCGCGCGGCGGCTGAAGCTGACAGACCTGTACGAGGCGAGCAGCCGGAGCGTGTACTGGTACCGCGGGGGCGTCAACTGGCGCGCCGGCGTGTCGTGGACGGTGGGCACGTTCTCCCTGCTGCCCGGGTTCGTGCAGCGAGTGCAGGATCCGACGGTTGAAAAGGCGGGGTGGTCGCACCTGTACTACCTCGCTTGGCCGTTGGGTTGTACCCTTGCCGTGGTATCGTATTGCCTACTGCATGCTGCGTTCCCGATTCGGGACCCTCATGCGGTTGACGACGCGGACTATTTTGGTACGTTTGGGCCGGCGGAGAGGCCGGTGCTGGACGGGGAGCAGCTTCCGTCGTCGTCTTCCAAGGCGTCTGATAGAGATGATTCGACTAGCAAGATTCGTGAGGAGCCCGATGAGAAGAGGGTGTAAAGGCGGATAGGTTTTTGAAGGACGTGTGTTATGATCACGAGCCAGCTCTTGTCGTTTTCCTTGTTATAGCGCGCGGGATACCTTTTGTTGTGCATGCGGTTTCTGCCCGAATAGAATATACCATAATGGCTCTAATGACTTACCATCAATTCTCAGTTCAGGTGTGAGTGAGATGAGATGTGACGTGTCGGAAGAGGCGATGAAGCGGCAGCCTGCCGTCGACCCAATGTGTATGTTCCACTCGACCCATCATGAGTACATAACTCTAAGAAGGACCTGTTTTTCGTGCTAAATGTGACGGTTCATCTGCAAGTCTTCCTAGCGTTGCTGGTATTGGTTGCAACTCACACTGCAAGCATATTTCACACCACCAGGATGATAAGAAGTGAACATGTTCAAGAGAATGGGGTGGGTGGCCATCATGCACACTTATTGGATCCAAACCACCACTCAATCAATACCCTGGTTTCTACCTTCAAGCCCCTAGTAAGCCCATCAATCCACATTGCGCCAATTCATCATCTCGCCTCGTGAATCGTGACAtccccctcctccaccaTCCCGCGCCATCATCCACCTCAAAGAACCTTAAAGAACTTTCCCCTGCTCAACCCCATTCATGTAGATAGCGTAAAAGAGGGCAAAATGACCCAAAAGGGTCAAACGGATTCAAATGGGTCCCACATCGTACGAGCCCTGCATGGAAGATCGTCCCCAAGTGCCGATGCGGGAGACAACAA
The Colletotrichum lupini chromosome 6, complete sequence DNA segment above includes these coding regions:
- a CDS encoding NCS1 nucleoside transporter encodes the protein MTTATALLRRVQVPRETDVATTAYMNRDTRPLPPSRRTYGPWQFVGLWVVTGSFNIGGWTTGSSLIALGLNVWQAMLTVIIGHCLVGLICVLAGGPGAKWHIGFSILQKASWGMRGALFPLVQRIVLSFIWYSTQVYWGGQCVRTFIASMAPSFNNLDTPLANGTMTVADFIGFIIFSLLCLPLIYIRPERYHIPFAVAACTVIPTVFVLLIWCLATARGAGPMLHDITSTAGVKQATGSHLGWMLALGICTNIGGISTHIFSQSDFTRFARRPRDQLASQLVFVPVNTILVAFVGIVCTSCAAQLFPKTQGTLVWEPYRFLDALQAHYDNSAGARAAVFFAALAFIFAQFGIAVAENALSNGIDLSALLPRYFNLRRGGYLTAAVAFIMQPWQLLNGASKFLTVMGGYGVFLGSMTGVMFADYYLVRARRLKLTDLYEASSRSVYWYRGGVNWRAGVSWTVGTFSLLPGFVQRVQDPTVEKAGWSHLYYLAWPLGCTLAVVSYCLLHAAFPIRDPHAVDDADYFGTFGPAERPVLDGEQLPSSSSKASDRDDSTSKIREEPDEKRV